A genomic stretch from Solenopsis invicta isolate M01_SB chromosome 15, UNIL_Sinv_3.0, whole genome shotgun sequence includes:
- the LOC105198852 gene encoding translation initiation factor eIF-2B subunit gamma, whose product MNHHNELQAIVLAGGKGSRMIELTTGKPKCLLPIANVPMIWYPLQILERSGFKEAIVVIAEANKSDVSASLDKLGLKIKLEFVGIPGNEDLGTADSIRLIHEKINTDILVISCDLIANVDLSELLNLYRKRSASVIALMLPALKVPSDFVTPGPKNKQKPEMDLIGIDNNTGRLMFLASSFEFDEPMNVSQKLLRKHTSFTIHSKLMDAHLYIFNKWVIDFLVYKKTITTLKGELLPYMVSKQLSGPKQSVNDRTSMMQMNLKEDIFHFAKENPLDELIRKMSAFNDHNTDLEDAYNGDIIRCYAHVSNEKFGLRANTVQMYHLANAKITEWWGNDKNTSQLPSSISSTATVRSTQMQECRIGDNSLIEAKTSLKYSHIGPNSTVASKTRISQSVIMGNVTIKERCVIHNCILCNGCTIEEGTELKNCLVGAQYVVKIDSQTNESRHSCEVLTDWI is encoded by the exons ATGAATCACCACAATGAGTTGCAAGCCATTGTACTTGCTGGAGGAAAGGGTTCTCGCATGATAGAGCTCACAACGGGCAAGCCCAAGTGCCTGCTGCCAATTGCAAACGTTCCCATGATTTGGTACCCCTTACAGATCCTCGAACGTTCAGGTTTCAAGGAGGCGATTGTCGTGATTGCTGAGGCGAACAAATCCGATGTGTCGGCGTCTCTGGACAAGCTAGGTCTGAAGATCAAACTAGAATTCGTGGGAATTCCAGGGAACGAGGATCTTGGTACAGCTGATTCCATCCGACTTATTCACGAGAAAATAAACACAGATATTCTAGTGATATCCTGCGACCTGATCGCAAATGTGGATCTATCAGAACTCCTGAATCTATACAGAAAACGCAGTGCGAGTGTAATCGCCTTGATGCTGCCTGCGCTGAAGGTACCGAGCGACTTCGTAACACCAGGCCCGAAAAACAAGCAGAAACCGGAAATGGACTTGATCGGCATTGACAATAATACAGGCCGATTAATGTTCTTGGCTTCCTCATTTGAGTTTGATGAACCAATGAATGTTTCTCAGAAGCTTCTCAGGAAGCATACCAGCTTTACAATTCACTCCAAACTGATGGATgcacatttgtatatttttaacaaatgggTGATAGACTTTTTGGTATATAAAAA AACTATCACGACGCTGAAAGGTGAACTTCTGCCATACATGGTTAGCAAACAATTGTCTGGACCTAAGCAGTCTGTAAATGACAGAACTTCTATGATGCAGATGAATTTAAAGGAAGACATCTTCCATTTTGCGAAAGAGAACCCATTAGATGAGCTAATAAGAAAGATGTCAGCCTTCAATGATCATAACACCGATCTCGAAGATGCGTATAACGGAGACATAATACGATGTTACGCTCATGTATCAAATGAAAAGTTTGGTCTTCGGGCGAACACCGTGCAAATGTATCATCTCGCAAATGCTAAG ATAACAGAATGGTGGGGTAATGATAAAAATACCAGTCAATTGCCGTCAAGTATTTCGAGCACGGCGACTGTGCGCAGTACGCAAATGCAAGAATGTCGTATAGGCGACAACTCATTAATCGAAGCAAAAACATCATTGAAATATAGTCATATCGGACCTAACAGCACCGTGGCGTCGAAAACAAGAATATCTCAGAGTGTGATAATGGGAAATGTAACTATTAAGGAAAG atGCGTTATTCATAACTGCATATTATGCAACGGCTGCACCATCGAAGAAGGCACCGAATTGAAGAACTGTTTAGTTGGAGCACAATACGTTGTGAAAATTGATAGCCAGACGAATGAAAGCCGACACTCTTGCGAAGTGCTTACTGATTGGATATAG
- the LOC105198854 gene encoding mpv17-like protein 2 encodes MGVLRQLLFGKYLLVTNTVSCGLMMAAGDVIQQRSEHWKKHCSHKYFPSTVIAASPEEDEEVTETISSYGHDYMRTRNMTVVGLLQGPFHHWFYTILDKVFPGRSAKSVLKKTFLDQSVASPTCLTIFFVGLGILESRKIEEIRKELKLKFGETWKVDCCFWPPTQCINFLFVPLHYRVLYTNAMTMVYDIFLSYMKYDANFE; translated from the exons ATGGGCGTTCTGCGTCAGCTACTATTTG GTAAATATCTATTAGTTACCAACACCGTGAGCTGCGGTTTGATGATGGCAGCAGGAGATGTGATTCAGCAGCGCAGCGAACACTGGAAGAAGCATTGTTCTCACAAGTACTTTCCCAGCACTGTTATCGCAGCGTCACCAGAAGAAGATGAAGAGGTGACGGAAACAATTTCCTCATACGGACATGATTATATGAGGACCAGGAATATGACGGTTGTTGGGCTGCTTCAAGGTCCATTCCATCATTGGTTTTATACGATCCTGGACAAGGTTTTTCCAGGTAGAAGTGCAAAGTCGGTCTTGAAAAAGACATTTCTCGACCAGTCGGTCGCAAGTCCCACGTGCCTGACTATATTTTTCGTCGGTCTCGGGATTCTAGAGAGTCGCAAGATCGAGGAGATTCGCAAAGAGCTAAAACTGAAATTCGGCGAAACTTGGAAA GTTGACTGCTGTTTTTGGCCTCCCACGCAATGCATCAATTTCCTCTTTGTGCCTCTGCATTATCGGGTACTCTATACAAATGCTATGACGATGGTCTATGATATTTTCCTGtcatatatgaaatat GACGCTAATTTCGAGTGA
- the LOC105198853 gene encoding 60S ribosomal protein L37, which translates to MTKGTSSFGKRRNKTHTLCRRCGRSSYHIQKSKCAQCGYPAKKMRSYNWSVKAKRRKTTGTGRMRHLKIVRRKFKNGFREGLPKPKAVAAK; encoded by the exons ATG ACGAAAGGTACATCGAGCTTTGGTAAGCGGCGTAATAAGACGCACACATTGTGCAGGAGATGCGGTCGTAGTTCTTACCACATCCAGAAGTCGAAGTGCGCGCAATGCGGCTATCCGGCCAAGAAAATGCGTTCAT ATAACTGGTCGGTGAAGGCAAAGAGGAGGAAGACCACTGGTACTGGTCGTATGCGTCATCTCAAGATTGTACGCCGCAAATTCAA GAATGGTTTCAGGGAAGGCTTACCGAAACCTAAAGCTGTCGCGGCTAAGTAA
- the LOC105198855 gene encoding F-box/LRR-repeat protein 3, with product MFAVTSTARIGLDDERFKSAVTISKTRNVKSRKEYYCDDDPKTLRLVRVKGFPRLLPEGILALADYCRWLRELSLSYALLSDELLLALCSIKQIHLKTLRIEAYPEVKPLPRVSDKAWFAFSSRLPDINLVLLSYMTDDDDQKLLFASHIPVTHLYLGDAMSESIMSRLSKQCPQLIELIITAYDGPVDRFLISMAKGCPRLSTVGLGDCEITCSGLAKFVALCAHRLQVLYVSETSLIEDADLDIAKASSNLSTLLGRTWVPEYVPLW from the exons ATGTTTGCAGTAACGAGCACGGCGAGGATCGGGCTCGACGATGAGCGTTTCAAATCCGCGGTAACGATCTCTAAAACTAGGAATGTCAAAAGCAGGAAGGAATATTATTGTGATGACGATCCCAAAACGTTGCGCCTTGTGCGAGTCAAAGGATTTCCGCGCCTGTTGCCCGAAG GTATCCTCGCTCTGGCTGATTATTGTCGATGGCTTCGCGAATTATCCTTGTCGTATGCCTTGCTGAGCGACGAGCTGCTTCTAGCGTTATGCTCGATAAAGCAAATCCACTTGAAAACTCTGCGGATAGAAGCATACCCAGAAGTGAAGCCTCTTCCACGTGTCAGCGACAAAGCGTGGTTCGCGTTTTCGAGTCGCTTGCCCGATATAAACCTTGTACT aCTGTCTTACATGACCGACGACGATGATCAGAAATTGCTTTTTGCATCGCACATTCCTGTAACGCATTTGTATCTTGGGGACGCAATGTCGGAATCAATAATGTCACGATTAAGTAAGCAATGTCCACAATTGATAGAACTAATTATCACCGCTTATGATGGTCCAGTTGATCGATTCCTGATTTCTATGGCCAAGGGTTGCCCCCGACTTAGTACCGTCGGTTTGGGCGATTGCGAAATCAC CTGTTCCGGATTAGCGAAATTTGTTGCGTTGTGCGCGCATCGTCTACAGGTATTGTACGTTTCGGAAACATCATTGATAGAAGATGCGGATTTGGATATTGCTAAAGCGTCATCGAACCTATCTACGCTTCTCGGTCGGACATGGGTACCGGAGTACGTACCATTGTGGTAA
- the LOC105198856 gene encoding transmembrane protein 185A, whose protein sequence is MNLQTLFQDFNPSKFLVHTCLMIFTSLFALRLDGFIEWSYWSIFSPIWFWKGMVILGAIVGSYVWWRHPHARLEGDAYVHYKAMLITLALHLILLMFELLVCDKLESERHLWILVFIPLIFISIVSIAVCIWAVKHDRSFELELFCAVNVLQFIFLALRLDGFITWSWEVVFVPLWALLCLSLVAVLYAIVFAAVLLRTPQINARQRRTSLHSAVAYTFLVVPILVFQVLLANKLDGDISINYITVAMPLLLSHMTLIFMSFGAKGGNKWWFGIRKDFCHFLLGLCPLLQEYGNISYQPRDERDQPPSEPMITEKSEKLIKKIDLMKPVVPIISIDMPD, encoded by the exons ATGAACTTGCAAACGCTTTTTCAGGACTTCAATCCGAG CAAATTTCTGGTACACACATGTCTGATGATATTCACGTCTCTGTTCGCCCTTCGACTGGACGGTTTTATCGAATGGAGTTACTGGTCAATATTCAGTCCGATATGGTTCTGGAAAGGCATGGTGATCTTGGGAGCGATAGTCGGCAGCTATGTCTGGTGGAGGCATCCCCATGCGAGATTGGAGGGAGATGCTTATGTGCATTACAAAGCAATGCTGATCACTCTGGCGTTGCACCTGATCCTGTTAATGTTCGAGCTATTGGTGTGCGATAAATTAGAATCTGAAAGACATTTATGGATACTGGTATTCATACCCTTGATTTTCATCTCGATAGTATCGATTGCG GTTTGCATTTGGGCGGTGAAACACGATCGGTCATTCGAGTTGGAACTGTTCTGCGCAGTTAACGTTTTGCAATTCATCTTTCTGGCTTTAAGATTGGATGGCTTTATAACGTGGAGTTGGGAAGTTGTGTTCGTGCCGCTATGGGCACTTCTTTGCTTATCCTTAGTAGCTGTTTTGTATGCGATAGTATTCGCCGCTGTTTTATTGAGAACGCCGCAGATCAACGCCCGCCAGAGGCGGACTTCTTTGCACTCCGCCGTGGCGTACACGTTTCTCGTTGTTCCCATTTTAGTGTTCCAG gtGCTGCTAGCGAATAAATTAGACGgagatatttcaataaattatataacagtGGCAATGCCACTTCTCCTGTCACACATGACTCTCATTTTTATGTCCTTTGGTGCAAAGGGCGGAAACAAAT GGTGGTTTGGTATCAGAAAAGACTTTTGTCACTTCCTGCTAGGTTTGTGTCCGTTGCTTCAAGAATATGGTAATATTTCTTATCAGCCAAGGGATGAGCGAGATCAGCCACCGTCCGAGCCAATGATTACAGAAAAGAGCgagaaacttattaaaaaaatcgacCTAATGAAACCTGTTGTGCCTATAATCTCTATAGACATGCCTGACTGA